The genomic window CTGCACAGCAGGGCTGAAATTTACCAGCGGTTTGGTGGCTGAGGTAATTTATGGAAAAGGGGAAAGTTTCTGGCAACCCAGCCGCCTTTTTGAAGTTCACGGCGAACAAGGAGCGTTAATTTTTGATGGAGATCAAGGTAAGCTGCTCAACGAAAATGGAACCACGCCAATTGAAGTAGGAACGAGGCGGGGCTTGTTTGCCAAAGAAACGAGTATGGTGTTAGACCACTTGATTGATGGTACGCCGCTGTATATTACCCCAGAGGCTAGCGTGTACGCGCTAAAGGTTGCAGATGCTGCCCATCGTTCTGCTCAAACAGGTGAGACAATACTGCTGTGAATTGAAATTAGATAATTTATCTAATTGGCTCCAAGGTCAGAAGATTTTACATAATAAAATCTGACAAGTCACAAATTGCCGCATTTGCCAATCTCTAGAATTTGCCAGCCCAGAGACGCTTCGCGGGAGTCCAATTCGTCAATTTAGACCCCGGCAATACTTAGGACAAATTTGACGCACTTGTTGGTACTTTAAACTGGGGAAAGTTATCCTCTAAAGGGTAAATTTGGCCTGGTAAAGCCGCCTTATAACTGGAGCAAATGCGAAAAATTTCTGCATTTGACTAATGAGTAATGACCAATTGGACGCCTATCCACGCAAAGCTACAGCGATCGCTAAAACAGCGCCACTTATTTGAGCGAAACCAGCGTTTGTTAGTGGCTCTATCTGGGGGACAAGATTCGCTGTGCTTAGGCAAATTACTGTTAGATTTACAACCTAAGTGGGGTTGGCAATTAGCGATCGCTCACTGCGACCACCGCTGGGAGTACGATACTGGCATCGCTGCTCATGTTGAAGGCGTAGTGCAGTCTTGGCAATTACCCTTCTACCTCAAAACCGCTATTGAAGTGACCCAAAGTGAGGGTGCGGCGCGGCAGTGGCGCTATAAAGCTTTGAGCGAGATAGCTACCGAACATGGATATGAATGCGTCGTTACCGCCCATACTCAGAGCGATCGCGCCGAAACTCTCCTGTTTAACTTGATGCGCGGTTCCGGTGCTGATGGATTGCAATCCCTATCGTGGCGACGACATTTGGCTGAGGGAATACAACTGGTGCGCCCGTTATTAGAAGTAAGCAGGGCTGAGACATTACAGTTTTGTCAGGAATTGCAGTTGCCCATTTGGGAAGACGTTTACAATCAAGACCTTAAGTATTCTCGCAACCGCATTCGTCTGGAGTTACTACCGCAACTAAGAACCCACTTTAACCCCCAAGTTGAGCAAGCCTTAGCCCAAACTGCTGAACTTTTAAGAGCAGATGTGGAATATTTGGAGGAGCAAGCAAGCCTACTGCGACAAGAAATTATGACAGATAACCAAGGGCTAGGATTAAATCGCCGAGTGTTGGGCGATGCGCCCTTGGCTCTACAACGCCGCGTCGTGCGACAGTTTCTCCAGCAATTGCTAGCCAGCGCCCCTAGTTTTGAGCAAATAGAAAAGGTAACTGCTTTAATTACAGCCCCGAATAAATCGCGAACCGACCCTTTTCCTGGAGGAGCGATCGCAGAAGTTAATGGCGAATGGATAATTTTGAATTATGAATTTTGAATTATCGAGTCAAAAAACCTAACTTAGCACTATCTTAAACAACTCGCAAAGCTATTTTTTTGCTGGGCAGCGATCGCAGAAGTTAGAGGCGAGTGGATTAAGCCAAAAGGCAAAATTTAAAGGAAAAAGAACTAATTCTTTCCTGGCTTTTGCCTTTTCACCTTTTACTTTTTACTTTAATTACGCTGCGTTCGCCTGACCGTTCATCAAATTCATCATAACTTGCCGCATTTCAGCAACTGATTGCAGTTGATAATTAGCCGTTTCTTGAATTTGATTGATAGCACCCGCCATAGCTTCCAACCTTTGTTTGGTTTCATCAAGCTTATCCTGCATTGGTTGCAGCATTTCTTGATAGATATTCACCTTGCCCCAAAGTTCGGCTGCTTGCGATCGCAGGTTCTGCAAATTTTGCTCCATGTTTTGCAGCTCGTTTTGCTTCGACTGGTGTTCGCTGGCTTGATGATTAATCATGTCCTGCGCTTGCTGAATGCTTGAGCGCATCTGCTCAACCTCGCGTTCCAGCTTTTGCAAGTGTTCCCCTTGTTGTTGTCTTTGCGACTCTAGGGTAGTCAAAACGGGACCCAAGTCAATCTTGTGGCTATCTGGCCCATCATTTTCCGCAATTCCTTGTCGCCGCCGCAGGACGCGAGAGTGTTGATTTAAAACTTCTTCTCGCTCCCGCAAACTGCGGCGTTGACCGACGAGGGTTTCATCGAGCATTTGGTAGCGATCTTGCTCTTCTGCTAGCTGGTTTTCCAGGCCTAAGCGATCGTACTCGCTAGCTTGGTTTATCTTATTTTTTAATTCTTCAATGTCGTCGCTCTGCAAAGTCAGCTCTTCTTCCTGGTCATTAACAAAGCGTTTTACTTTCTCTAAATCTTGTTGGAGATTGTTTACAACTCCTTGCAACTCTCCTAAAGGCATTTTTTCGAGTGCCGCAATATCGACCTGCTGGCCAATTTTCACATCTGCGGATGTTGTAGCCATCCGAGAAAGTTGCTGGTGCAGCTCTTCGTGTGTCTGTAGCTGTAGACGAAGCATCGAGGCTGACTCCTGCTTCATTTCTAGGGCATTTTGCTGAACTTTTAGAGCAGTTTTTGCCTGTTCAAGAGATGTTTGCACTTGTTGCAACTCTTGCTTGCGGTTTTGCAAATCTTGCATCTTTTGGTCAACTTCGGCTTGGCGCTGTTGAGCGGCTTGGTTCAGCTGCTCCAACTGCTGCCAGTGGTTAATGAGTACAGCCTGCTGCCCGTTGCTTACTTCAAAGGCTTGATTCAGTTGTTCTTGTACTGCGTCTGTTGGCGCGATCGCTCCCGACAGGCGATTTAGTAAGTCTTGAATCTTAAGCGCTTGCTCGTCATCTAATACAGCTGACTGCTGATACTCAGCGGAGCGTTCCTCCAATCGGCGCTGTTCGCCTCGCAGGTGTTCCCACGCACCCTCCATTTCAGCGGTTTTGCGCTCAAACTCCTCCCGAAGCTTTTCAGCTTCTTCCCTAGCGCTTTCTATTTCCTGACGTTGCTGTTCTAGCCGTTCCAGGTCTTCGTCTATTTGGGGTAACTGTTCGAGCCGCGCTTCCAATTCCATCTCGCGCCGATTTAGCTCCTGACTTTGATACGTCAGCGACTGCTTCCACTGTTCAATTTCTTCTTCCTGAGTTTTGGTTTTTTCTATCTGTTTGGAGAAATTTTGTAAGATGCTGACCAACTGACGCCCAGCCTCTGTTGGCGGACGCTGCACTTGTCGATTACCACCCAGATCGATTAGCACCAAAACCCCAGCATTCATGTTATTGGCTTCTTCGGGAGCCGGAATAGTTTCTTCACCAGGGACGGCGCTCCAACTCTGGTCAGTCCGCTGACAAGCCAGCAGTTTAAGCTCAGTCTTAAAGCCCATGATTCCAGTTTTCTGCTTTTGTACTTCTGCTAGATACAGCACACTGATCGTCCTCTTGATGTGTCTTGTGCCCGAATGCGCGATCTATGAAAGCGTATGCGCCTGCAAGCGCTGTTCGCGTGTTGTGTAAATGCCCTACTTGCTGCTTTTTGTAGGGTTCGTGACGTATCCCAATCGTGCGTTAGATTTTGTATTTTGGAACGTTGCCTCCACTAATAGTTTAGTTTCTTTGATTAAACCAAGTTTAGGAAGACAACTTCTCACCGACTGCTTAGTACGCGACCCTGTACCATTTTTTATCAGCAAAACAACTCTTGCGGATTTTGTACAGACTACCTATAGCAGTCTCTACCAAGTCGATCCTCCGAAAGTACTACTCATTACAATTGATAGCAACCTTTTAGATAAACTTACGCAACTTAAATCTATAATTACATTCCCCGACCGTTAGCTCAACGAGGGAGGCGCGATCGCCGATCTCTGAGTGGGCGATCGCTACAAATACCCTACGCCAGAGCCAGACGGGACACTTGGCGATTAACTCACTCCTCGCTTAAGAGAGTAATACTAACCTGGATAGGCCCTGTTATGGAAGTCTCAGTCGAACAAAGAGCCGAAAAGGGCAGCCTACGGCTAAAAATAGAGAATCAAGCCCCCGAACCATTACACAAAACAGGCGAGTGTTAGCCGCAACGCCAAGTCTTAAATTAAACTAAACCTATATCTGGATTTAGCATGCGGCTCATGTCTAAGTTGAAACGCGAGCAGCGGCGTATAGCGTTATACCCTTTGCGATCGCAAATATTTACAAGCTAATGGGCTAGTTAATTTTCAATTTAGCATTGCCCCGCAAACAGTGGTAGAGAATTGGCGCTACCAGCGCCAGTTACACAGATAATATCGCAGCTGCCAAAACAGCCTTCTCCAGATACTCAACGGTAGCGGCATTCGGAAAAGTTCACGACGGCACAGCTTAAATTAGAGTACATACTTCGTGCCAACACCCCTTCTCATAATAAAACCTCAATAAAAAAGTAGGTGAGAGCGGTATTAAAAGCTCAAAGCAGCATAGGCAGGATTCGGCTGTAAAAATTTATATAGAAGGTGTGTAGTCTGGAAATACAACTAAAACGATGGCCAGAAGCAAAAAACAGCTATTGGCCGATGGCGCGGATGGCATGGCCTTAAGGCCAGAGTTCAAATCATAATAACTCATGCGGCACGAGCGCACTCCCACCGATGCTTGTCCTCAACCCTTAGTTTATTTATTAAACGGTTTTTAGGAGCGCGTTTTCATTACATGCAGGGAACCTTAAATGAAATTGATATTCGCAGCATCCTGCAACTGATCGAATTAGGTCAGAGAACGGGCGAACTGCTCGTAGAGACATACAGCTCTATTGAAGTATACGGCTCTCTAGGACGGTCGCGTGGCTCCAACCGTGAAGCGAAACGTCGTCAAACAGGGTCTTTTTGGCTTGTCTTCTTCCTCAACGGCCAAATTGCATATGCTGCTGATGGGGACGCGAGTTTGTCACGTCTGGGAGACTACTTGCGACGCTACAAAGCCAAAGCTGCACTTGATAGCTTGGAAGTTCCATTAAGTGCTTCTACCAATTCGCTTGAATACGGCTACCTGTGGGCGCTACTAGAAAATCGGGTTTTGACACCAGCTCAAGGACGCAGCATTATCAAAGGCATGGTGCATGAAACTCTGTTTGACTTGCTTAGCCTACACAGTGGTTCTTTTATATTCGAGATTGGTCCGGCTTTAGCACCGCAACTAACGACCTTGGAGATTGGGCCTTTAGTGACTCAGATTATGAAGCAGGTGCAGGAGTGGAAGCAGTTTCATCCACATATCCAGTCACCCAATCAGTGTCCGGCGATCGCTGATGCTGCCCAATTACAAACTAGCCTGCCCAAAAATGTTTTTAATACTCTCCACGTTTTTGCTGACGGCAAAACATCCCTGCGTCAGATAGCCAGAATACTAAATCGCGATGTGTTAACGGTCGCTAAAGCGATTTATCCTTATGTACAAAGCGGCTCAGTGCAACTTCTAAGTTCACACAGCGCAGTTTCTACTACCCCTACAGATATGCCAAGCCTAAAACAGGAATTGGGGATGGGGGAAACCCAAATCGTTCCTCACGTTGTTTGTATTGATGATGACGTAGCGATTGGGAAGGCTGTGGAGTATATTCTGCAAGCTAAGGGGTATCAAGTTACTGTGATTAGGAATCCCCTTTCGGCACTTAGTCTCGTATTCCAATTGAAACCTAACTTGCTATTGTGCGATATTGCCATGCCAGAACTGGATGGATACGAGATTTGTGCGATGCTACGCAAGTCAACTGCCTTTCGGCAGACTCCAATCATCATGCTGACTGGTAAAGATGGATTTATTGACCGGGTTAGAGCGCGAATGGTAGGGTCAACTGACTACCTAACTAAGCCTTTTGGAGAAAGTGAGTTATTGATGCTAATGGAAAAATATATAGGGCCTGGTGACAGGTCAGCATATAAACCCCTCGTCAGAACAGGCGCAAATGCGTTAGAAGATGAGATAGAAGAAAAAGATAAAAATGTAATAGAAAATCAGGAGCCAACTGGATTAGGCACAGATCCCTCATAGAAGTAGCGAGAGGGTGGTGGCTCTAAGATGAGCAAGGTGTAGTAAAAGATTAATGATGTAATGGGATACTTGAGTCAATACAAGTAAGCAAAGGTGAAAGCCACCTAGATCGCTAACCATTGATGTTGAATTGGCTTTTGAGGTAGGTAGAGAGTTATGAGTACAGTTCTGGTTGTGGAAGATCAGCGATCGCAACGGGAGATGATCGCAGACCTTCTCAAAGGAAGTGGATTAACAGTTACAGTAGCCACCGATGGCGTCGAAGCTTTAGAACAAATCCAGGGGCATTGCCCAGACCTGGTTTTGTTGGATATAGTCATGCCCCGAATGAATGGTTACGAGGTTTGCAGGCGTCTCAAGGCGGACCCGAAAACCCAAAGTATGCCAGTTGTAATGTGTTCTTCCAAAGGGGAAGAATTTGACCGCTATTGGGGCATGAAGCAAGGTGCTGATGCATATATAGCCAAACCCTTTCAGCCAACAGAGCTGATCGGCACGGTCAAACAGCTGCTACGAGGCTAATACCCTCGTATAGGCAGAGGCGAGTCTGGCTCGGCTAGAAATCAGCTTTTGTCTAGAGCATTCAGCTCCACAGTCTAAAATCTAAAGACCAAAGTATAAAGTTTAAGATCTAACCTCTATGGTAGGCAATCCAGACTTTTTAACCGCCAGCGCTGGGGATCACGCACCCGAATTTCAGGAACTGGAGAGTCCTGAAGGTGAACTGCACCTGCGGTTTTTCGTGGCTTCTGGTAGCGAATTTGCTCTACCGGCCACAGGAATTCGCGAAGTACTATCGCGATCGCCAGATCAAATTACCCCCATTCCCAATGCTTCTCCCTTGCTCTTGGGAACGCTCAACTGGCGCGGACAGGTAATTTGGGTCGCAGATTTAGGACAATTTCTGGGTGATGGGGCTGTATTAAATACGGATAGACCAGAAATACCCGTCATTGCCGTCGAAGACCAAGACACAACAATGTTAGGTTTGGCTGTTGAGCGTATTTATGGCATGGACTGGCTAGATCTTGATGATTTGCAAATGTCAGCGAACGTGCCGGACAGCATGGCCGCCTTCCTCCGAGGTGAGTGGGTGATAGACGAAGGGACGAATCAGTATCTCCGCCTGTTAGACCAAGTAGCAATTCTTCGTTCAGCCCGATGGGCAGCATGAAAAAATAGTTTTGAGTGTATGGGTGAAGTATACGCTAACAAAATTTATGAATCCTCCCCTGGCTATTCACCATGATTTTCTGCTACTAGGCAACCATAACCCGCCCTTACAGAGTTTTGAATTGGAAAAAACAAAAAAGTATGATTTAACTCAAAACTAAGGGGGATATTTAGTTGTCAATCTATTGGTTTTTATTTGTTAGTCGTTGAGTTAATTAAAATTTTTCTCAAACCTCATGCCGAAGCTAAACACTCAAAACTCTCCAGGGAGGAGGCAAATGGGATCAGGTACTGATTACGGCCAAGAATATCAACAGGCTGAAAAAGCCTACATACAGGGCAACTACGAACAGGCTGCTGTCTTTATTGACAAGTTGGTCGAACACTTCCCCGATGAAGCGAGTGCCCTTTTACTTCGAGGCCATATCTACTGCGGCTTAGGACAGTACGATATCGCACGGGAACAGTACGAATCGGTGCTGGGACTGAATGCCTCTCCCGATTTTATTGATTATGCGAACAATGGCCTGGAATACGTCAATCAATGCCTCGCTTCGGTACAAGTAGCCGATGGGGGAGCAGCTTTAGAAGACCCGAATATTGATTATCAAGACAATGACGACAATTACCTCGGAGCCGGGGATGCTGTTGAGAGCTGGCAGGAATTAGAAGACCCCAACTTTCAAGTGGCGAGTGATTTTGACTATGCCAGCTTGGATGCTGAATATCCCGATTTCCAGCATGGGGAATTGGCATCATCAGATCCCTTTACAAACGGACTGGCCTCCGGGGAAGAGATAGATTATGGGTTAGGACATAACGAGGGCAGTGCAAATCCCTTTGCTTTTACTGAATCGTCCTCAGACCATGATTGGCAACAGGTTGAGGAAACCGATACGCCTGACTTATTCCCCTTAGGTTCGCAAACATATCTAGACGAAAGCATTGACGATCCAGAAGTTTTTAGTTCTGAATCTAACTTGTTTGCAGATTCTGGACACCATTCATCAGAAGAGCAGACGCTTTATGACCCTTTAGCTAACCAAAATTACCAAGAAACAATTAATTTACCTAACGTAAGTTCTCCACCTCATGCCTTTGAGGACGAAACATTGTTAATGAGGTCAGGAGAGCTTGAAAACACGTTTACAAGCGGCTCGGACGACTTTATAAAGTCCAGAGGGGGTTCTTCTGACGACACAGAACCTTTTGCTGCGAATATTTACGGTCAGGATAATGAAACTTTGTTTGCTCCCTCTGGCCAGAATGGATTTAACCCCCCAGAACACTTCGACTTTGACGCATTTGACTCAGCCTTTGGAGAAGAAGATTCCTTGGGGATAAACTCGGCAGCTTCTCTTGATGCTGACGAGATGAACTCGCTTGGTTCTGGGTATTCAAGTAGTTCTCGAATGGACTTCTTGGATGAATTCGATGAATTTGACGATCTTGGCTCGATCCCAGATTTTGATATGTCGGATCGGGACAATGGCTTGCCGTCGTCTGGTAGTAATGGGTCTGACTCGGGTTTCTCTAGCAGCACGGGGCCGATATCTGGGAGATTAGCCAGCCGCGATCGCAACGGCATGGAAAGTTCAGGGCGCGGCTCTCGAAGCACTCTGGGTGGCGATGAAGATATATTCAGCATTACAGGAACATCTGACCTGAATAATATCGGCGGCGCACCTGAACAAGTACCAACCTTTACGCAACAGTCGGTCGGCAACCTCGATCCGGCGGTAACGGTTGAGCAAGGCTGGCTAGCACCCTTTGAAAATACTCCTCTGCCTAAAAAACCCTTGATTACTGCGGCTGCTACGGGGGTTGTATCTGCAATATGCGTGGCAGCAATTAGCTTCTTGGCAGCAAGTACAGCTCCGAAAGAAGGCCAAGCTGTTACAATTTCCCATCTTCGCAATACTGGGTGGGTAATGAGTCTGGCAGCAGGATTCGCCGGGTTTGGCACAAGCCTGTTTTTAGGTCAAGTTACTACTCGTCAGA from Microcoleus sp. FACHB-831 includes these protein-coding regions:
- a CDS encoding methyl-accepting chemotaxis protein; protein product: MGSGTDYGQEYQQAEKAYIQGNYEQAAVFIDKLVEHFPDEASALLLRGHIYCGLGQYDIAREQYESVLGLNASPDFIDYANNGLEYVNQCLASVQVADGGAALEDPNIDYQDNDDNYLGAGDAVESWQELEDPNFQVASDFDYASLDAEYPDFQHGELASSDPFTNGLASGEEIDYGLGHNEGSANPFAFTESSSDHDWQQVEETDTPDLFPLGSQTYLDESIDDPEVFSSESNLFADSGHHSSEEQTLYDPLANQNYQETINLPNVSSPPHAFEDETLLMRSGELENTFTSGSDDFIKSRGGSSDDTEPFAANIYGQDNETLFAPSGQNGFNPPEHFDFDAFDSAFGEEDSLGINSAASLDADEMNSLGSGYSSSSRMDFLDEFDEFDDLGSIPDFDMSDRDNGLPSSGSNGSDSGFSSSTGPISGRLASRDRNGMESSGRGSRSTLGGDEDIFSITGTSDLNNIGGAPEQVPTFTQQSVGNLDPAVTVEQGWLAPFENTPLPKKPLITAAATGVVSAICVAAISFLAASTAPKEGQAVTISHLRNTGWVMSLAAGFAGFGTSLFLGQVTTRQIKRASEDLQNQFEAVSQGNLSAQATVYSEDEFGRLAAGFNQMARVMMTTMGEAQRKAEEQEQAKEDLQRQVIRLLDDVEGAARGDLTVQAEVTADVLGAVADSFNLTIQNLREIVQQVKEAARKVTKGSAESEMFARGLSSDALRQAEELAVTLNSVQVMTDLIGRVADNAREAEKVAQLSSTTAIKGGEAVERTVGGILQIRETVAETTRKVKRLAEASQEISKIVALIAGIASRTNLLALNASIEAARAGEAGRGFAIVADEVRQLADRSAKALKEIEIIVLQIQSETGAVMMAMEEGTQQVIEGTKRAEQAKRSLEDIIQVSNHIDALVRSITADTVEQTETSKAVAAVMQSVELTAQETSQEAQRVSGALQSLVGVARDLLTSVERFRVEATEGK
- a CDS encoding chemotaxis protein CheW yields the protein MVGNPDFLTASAGDHAPEFQELESPEGELHLRFFVASGSEFALPATGIREVLSRSPDQITPIPNASPLLLGTLNWRGQVIWVADLGQFLGDGAVLNTDRPEIPVIAVEDQDTTMLGLAVERIYGMDWLDLDDLQMSANVPDSMAAFLRGEWVIDEGTNQYLRLLDQVAILRSARWAA
- a CDS encoding response regulator transcription factor, producing MSTVLVVEDQRSQREMIADLLKGSGLTVTVATDGVEALEQIQGHCPDLVLLDIVMPRMNGYEVCRRLKADPKTQSMPVVMCSSKGEEFDRYWGMKQGADAYIAKPFQPTELIGTVKQLLRG
- a CDS encoding response regulator; protein product: MQGTLNEIDIRSILQLIELGQRTGELLVETYSSIEVYGSLGRSRGSNREAKRRQTGSFWLVFFLNGQIAYAADGDASLSRLGDYLRRYKAKAALDSLEVPLSASTNSLEYGYLWALLENRVLTPAQGRSIIKGMVHETLFDLLSLHSGSFIFEIGPALAPQLTTLEIGPLVTQIMKQVQEWKQFHPHIQSPNQCPAIADAAQLQTSLPKNVFNTLHVFADGKTSLRQIARILNRDVLTVAKAIYPYVQSGSVQLLSSHSAVSTTPTDMPSLKQELGMGETQIVPHVVCIDDDVAIGKAVEYILQAKGYQVTVIRNPLSALSLVFQLKPNLLLCDIAMPELDGYEICAMLRKSTAFRQTPIIMLTGKDGFIDRVRARMVGSTDYLTKPFGESELLMLMEKYIGPGDRSAYKPLVRTGANALEDEIEEKDKNVIENQEPTGLGTDPS
- the hmpF gene encoding pilus motility taxis protein HmpF, with protein sequence MLYLAEVQKQKTGIMGFKTELKLLACQRTDQSWSAVPGEETIPAPEEANNMNAGVLVLIDLGGNRQVQRPPTEAGRQLVSILQNFSKQIEKTKTQEEEIEQWKQSLTYQSQELNRREMELEARLEQLPQIDEDLERLEQQRQEIESAREEAEKLREEFERKTAEMEGAWEHLRGEQRRLEERSAEYQQSAVLDDEQALKIQDLLNRLSGAIAPTDAVQEQLNQAFEVSNGQQAVLINHWQQLEQLNQAAQQRQAEVDQKMQDLQNRKQELQQVQTSLEQAKTALKVQQNALEMKQESASMLRLQLQTHEELHQQLSRMATTSADVKIGQQVDIAALEKMPLGELQGVVNNLQQDLEKVKRFVNDQEEELTLQSDDIEELKNKINQASEYDRLGLENQLAEEQDRYQMLDETLVGQRRSLREREEVLNQHSRVLRRRQGIAENDGPDSHKIDLGPVLTTLESQRQQQGEHLQKLEREVEQMRSSIQQAQDMINHQASEHQSKQNELQNMEQNLQNLRSQAAELWGKVNIYQEMLQPMQDKLDETKQRLEAMAGAINQIQETANYQLQSVAEMRQVMMNLMNGQANAA
- the tilS gene encoding tRNA lysidine(34) synthetase TilS, which translates into the protein MTNWTPIHAKLQRSLKQRHLFERNQRLLVALSGGQDSLCLGKLLLDLQPKWGWQLAIAHCDHRWEYDTGIAAHVEGVVQSWQLPFYLKTAIEVTQSEGAARQWRYKALSEIATEHGYECVVTAHTQSDRAETLLFNLMRGSGADGLQSLSWRRHLAEGIQLVRPLLEVSRAETLQFCQELQLPIWEDVYNQDLKYSRNRIRLELLPQLRTHFNPQVEQALAQTAELLRADVEYLEEQASLLRQEIMTDNQGLGLNRRVLGDAPLALQRRVVRQFLQQLLASAPSFEQIEKVTALITAPNKSRTDPFPGGAIAEVNGEWIILNYEF